One stretch of Lysobacter sp. KIS68-7 DNA includes these proteins:
- the pbpC gene encoding penicillin-binding protein 1C: MRKRWAPWAMLAALSVLIVAMLLDLAFPLPLPDTRGAGGVVVARDGTPLRAFADRGGVWRHPTTPEQVSPLYLQALIGYEDRWFWSHPGINPIALGRAGWQWVRNGHVVSGGSTLTMQVARLLDPHSRSLWGKVRQLARAVQLEVHLSKREILTLYLDRAPYGGTIEGIEAASWAYLGKPASQLSHAEAALLAVLPQSPSRLRPDRAPELARVARDKVLARMAEQGTWSKQDVEEARIEPVVARALQPPHYAALLAQRLRDEQPNAPRIRSTLDIDLQRMLEDRVATYFSDLPPRTSAALLVIDNATLEARAYVGSVAFADKDRLGHVDMVKAWRSPGSTLKPFLYGLALDDGLIHSESLLVDAPQSFGDYRPGNFDMAFNGPIAASEALRLSLNVPAVDLLDRVGPTRFAARLANAGIDLKWPAGAAPNLSMILGGTGARLEDLVGAYAALNRDGVAGRVRYTPDAPKIERRLLSPGAAWIVRDILEAHPRPGTAPDTFDPQSRMRVAWKTGTSYGYRDAWALGSTRRYTVGVWVGRPDGTPMPGQYGAMTALPLLFDTIDSLPTSPGDATPRPPPPDVERVDVCWPLGLPPDPNAPQLCRRKRSAWVLDGVIPPTFAERDARLWSAGRERIDVDATTGQRLTADCTQAHTRRSEDIARWPALASPWLSADARAAARMPPRAIDCTPDGRDATEELRIDGLVDKATLARPPNSAAPLRLRVRAIGSDARVRWLLDGRLVGESKGGDAWDLDASTAGAHTLTALAETGAWASIAFKVLR, from the coding sequence ATGCGGAAACGTTGGGCGCCGTGGGCGATGCTCGCGGCGCTGTCGGTGCTCATCGTCGCGATGCTGCTGGACCTCGCGTTTCCCTTGCCCTTGCCGGACACGCGCGGGGCAGGGGGCGTGGTGGTCGCGCGCGATGGCACGCCCTTGCGTGCCTTCGCAGACCGCGGCGGCGTGTGGCGGCATCCGACGACGCCGGAACAAGTCTCGCCGCTCTACCTGCAGGCGCTGATCGGATACGAGGACCGCTGGTTCTGGTCGCATCCGGGCATCAATCCCATCGCGTTGGGGCGCGCGGGTTGGCAATGGGTGCGCAACGGACACGTGGTGTCGGGCGGTTCGACACTGACGATGCAAGTCGCGCGCTTGCTCGATCCACATTCGCGCAGCCTGTGGGGCAAAGTGCGGCAGCTCGCGCGCGCGGTGCAACTGGAAGTGCACCTGTCCAAGCGCGAGATCCTCACGCTGTATCTCGACCGCGCGCCCTACGGCGGCACCATCGAAGGCATCGAAGCGGCGAGCTGGGCGTATCTCGGCAAGCCGGCGTCGCAGTTGTCGCATGCGGAAGCGGCGTTGCTCGCGGTCTTGCCGCAGTCACCGAGTCGCCTGCGTCCGGATCGTGCGCCCGAGCTCGCGCGGGTTGCTCGTGACAAGGTGCTTGCGCGCATGGCGGAGCAGGGCACCTGGTCGAAACAGGATGTCGAGGAAGCACGCATCGAACCCGTCGTGGCGCGCGCGCTCCAGCCGCCGCATTACGCCGCGCTGCTCGCGCAACGCCTGCGCGACGAACAACCGAACGCCCCGCGCATCCGTTCGACGCTCGACATCGACTTGCAGCGCATGCTCGAAGACCGCGTCGCCACCTATTTTTCCGACCTGCCGCCGCGCACGTCCGCCGCGCTGCTCGTCATCGACAACGCCACGCTCGAAGCGCGCGCCTACGTCGGTTCCGTCGCCTTCGCCGACAAGGATCGCCTGGGCCACGTCGACATGGTGAAGGCCTGGCGCTCGCCGGGCTCGACGCTCAAGCCTTTCCTCTACGGCCTCGCACTCGACGACGGCCTGATCCATTCGGAAAGTTTGCTTGTCGACGCACCGCAATCCTTCGGCGATTACCGGCCGGGCAACTTCGACATGGCGTTCAACGGACCGATCGCGGCGTCCGAAGCCCTGCGCCTCTCGTTGAACGTGCCTGCCGTGGACCTGCTCGATCGCGTGGGCCCGACACGCTTCGCCGCACGCCTCGCCAACGCGGGCATCGATCTGAAATGGCCCGCCGGCGCAGCACCCAATCTCTCGATGATCCTCGGCGGCACCGGCGCACGCCTGGAAGACCTCGTCGGCGCCTACGCCGCGTTGAACCGCGATGGCGTTGCGGGCCGCGTGCGCTACACCCCGGATGCACCGAAGATCGAACGCCGCCTGTTGTCGCCCGGCGCGGCATGGATCGTGCGCGACATCCTCGAAGCGCATCCGCGCCCGGGCACCGCGCCCGACACCTTCGACCCGCAATCGCGCATGCGCGTTGCCTGGAAGACCGGCACGAGTTACGGCTACCGCGACGCCTGGGCGCTGGGCAGCACGCGGCGCTACACCGTCGGCGTCTGGGTGGGCCGGCCTGACGGCACGCCGATGCCGGGCCAGTACGGCGCGATGACGGCATTGCCGTTGTTGTTCGACACCATCGACAGCCTGCCGACCTCGCCGGGCGATGCCACGCCGCGTCCGCCGCCGCCGGACGTCGAACGCGTCGACGTCTGCTGGCCGTTGGGCCTGCCGCCTGATCCGAACGCGCCACAGCTGTGCCGCAGGAAGCGCAGCGCGTGGGTGCTCGACGGCGTGATTCCGCCGACCTTCGCCGAACGCGATGCACGCCTGTGGAGCGCAGGCCGGGAACGCATCGACGTAGACGCCACCACCGGCCAACGCCTCACTGCCGATTGCACGCAAGCACACACGCGCAGAAGCGAAGACATTGCGCGTTGGCCCGCACTCGCATCCCCGTGGCTCTCCGCGGACGCTCGCGCCGCAGCCCGCATGCCGCCGCGCGCAATCGACTGCACGCCCGACGGCCGCGACGCCACCGAAGAACTGCGCATCGACGGCCTCGTCGACAAGGCCACGCTCGCGCGGCCGCCCAACAGCGCCGCACCGCTGCGCCTACGCGTCCGCGCCATCGGCTCCGACGCGCGGGTCCGCTGGTTGCTCGATGGCCGCCTCGTCGGCGAATCGAAGGGCGGCGATGCCTGGGACCTCGATGCCAGCACGGCCGGCGCGCACACGCTCACCGCGCTCGCCGAAACGGGCGCGTGGGCGTCGATCGCCTTCAAGGTGCTGCGCTAG
- the gyrA gene encoding DNA gyrase subunit A: MAELAKEIIPVNLEDEMRRSYLDYAMSVIVGRALPDVRDGLKPVHRRVLFAMNELGAHSNKPYYKSARIVGDVIGKYHPHGDTAVYDTLVRMAQPFSLRYMLVDGQGNFGSIDGDSPAAMRYTEARMSRLAHELMADIDKETVDFQPNYDEKELEPTVMPTRVPNLLVNGSAGIAVGMATNIPPHNLNEVVDATIALIDDPAIDVEGLMQFIPGPDFPTAGIINGTAGIQLAYRTGRGRVRMRARAEIEVNEDTGREAIAVSEIPYQVNKARLIEKIAELVKEKKLEGISELRDESDKDGMRIFIEVKRGESAEVVLNNLYAQTQMESVFAINMVALVDGRPQLLNLKQMLEAFVRHRREVVTRRTIFELRKARARAHVLEGLTVALANIDEMIELIKTSANPNEARERMLERRWQPGLVGSLLAAAGADASRPEDLPAGVGLLADGYQLTEIQAQQILEMRLHRLTGLEQDKLTEEYKQLLDTIQGLIRILENPDVLLDVIRTELHNLKAEFGDARRSEIRASEEDLDILDLIAPEDVVVTLSHSGYAKRQPASSYRAQRRGGRGRNAAATKDEDFIDQLWLVNTHDTLLTFTSAGRVFWLPVHQLPDAGPHARGRPIVNWIPLEAGEQVQAVLPVREYRDDRYVLFATRDGTVKKTALTEFAFRLQRGKIAINLDEGDALIGVAMTDGERDVMLFASNGKAVRFAENEVRAMGRTATGVRGMRLAEGDQVRSLIVVEGDGDILTASERGFGKRTPVEDYPRKGRGTQGVIAIQTSARNGKLVGAIQLSDHHEVLLISDGGTLVRTRAAEISQVGRNTQGVTLMRLADDETLQAVERVDASLDDEAGSAEAEGAATIVGGVPGEVSGDTTETRSLE, translated from the coding sequence ATGGCAGAACTCGCCAAGGAAATCATCCCGGTCAACCTCGAAGACGAGATGCGCCGCAGCTACCTGGATTACGCCATGAGCGTGATCGTGGGGCGCGCGCTTCCCGACGTCCGGGACGGATTGAAGCCGGTCCACCGCCGCGTCCTGTTCGCCATGAACGAACTCGGCGCGCACAGCAACAAACCCTATTACAAGTCCGCCCGAATCGTCGGCGACGTCATCGGTAAGTACCACCCGCACGGCGACACCGCGGTGTACGACACGCTGGTGCGCATGGCGCAGCCGTTCTCGCTGCGCTACATGCTGGTGGACGGGCAGGGCAACTTCGGCTCCATCGACGGCGACTCGCCGGCGGCCATGCGTTACACCGAGGCGCGCATGTCGCGCCTGGCGCACGAGCTGATGGCGGACATCGACAAGGAAACCGTCGACTTCCAGCCGAACTACGACGAGAAGGAACTCGAACCCACCGTCATGCCGACGCGGGTGCCGAACCTGCTGGTCAACGGCTCGGCGGGCATCGCGGTCGGCATGGCGACGAACATCCCGCCGCACAACCTCAACGAAGTCGTCGACGCCACCATCGCGCTCATCGACGATCCGGCCATCGACGTCGAAGGCCTGATGCAGTTCATCCCCGGCCCGGATTTCCCGACCGCGGGCATCATCAACGGCACCGCCGGCATCCAGCTCGCCTACCGCACCGGCCGCGGCCGCGTGCGCATGCGCGCGCGCGCCGAGATCGAAGTGAACGAGGACACCGGTCGCGAAGCGATCGCGGTGTCGGAGATCCCGTACCAGGTCAACAAGGCGCGGCTGATCGAGAAGATCGCCGAGCTGGTGAAGGAAAAGAAGCTCGAGGGCATCAGCGAGCTGCGCGATGAGTCCGACAAGGACGGCATGCGCATCTTCATCGAGGTCAAGCGCGGCGAGTCGGCCGAGGTCGTGCTGAACAACCTCTACGCGCAGACCCAGATGGAATCGGTCTTCGCGATCAACATGGTCGCGCTCGTCGACGGCCGTCCGCAGCTGCTCAACCTCAAGCAGATGCTCGAAGCGTTCGTGCGCCACCGCCGCGAGGTGGTGACCCGCCGGACGATCTTCGAACTGCGCAAGGCGCGCGCCCGCGCCCACGTGCTCGAAGGCCTGACGGTCGCGCTCGCGAACATCGACGAGATGATCGAGCTGATCAAGACGTCGGCGAACCCGAACGAAGCGCGCGAGCGGATGCTCGAGCGTCGCTGGCAGCCCGGCCTGGTCGGCTCGCTGCTGGCCGCCGCCGGCGCCGATGCCTCGCGTCCGGAAGACCTGCCGGCCGGCGTCGGCCTGCTCGCCGACGGTTACCAGCTGACCGAAATCCAGGCGCAGCAGATCCTCGAAATGCGCCTGCACCGCCTCACCGGGCTGGAGCAGGACAAGCTCACCGAGGAATACAAGCAGCTGCTCGACACCATCCAGGGCCTGATCCGCATCCTGGAAAACCCGGACGTGCTGCTCGACGTCATCCGCACCGAGCTGCACAACCTCAAGGCCGAATTCGGCGACGCCCGTCGTTCCGAAATCCGCGCCAGCGAGGAAGACCTCGACATCCTCGACCTCATCGCGCCGGAAGACGTGGTGGTCACGCTCTCGCATTCGGGTTACGCCAAGCGCCAGCCGGCCAGCTCGTACCGCGCGCAGCGTCGCGGCGGCCGCGGCCGCAACGCGGCGGCGACGAAGGACGAGGATTTCATCGACCAGCTGTGGCTGGTGAACACGCACGACACGCTGCTCACCTTCACCAGCGCCGGCCGCGTGTTCTGGCTGCCCGTGCACCAGTTGCCGGACGCCGGCCCGCACGCGCGTGGCCGTCCGATCGTCAACTGGATCCCGCTGGAAGCCGGCGAGCAGGTCCAGGCCGTGCTGCCGGTGCGCGAGTATCGCGACGACCGCTACGTGCTGTTCGCCACCCGCGACGGCACGGTCAAGAAGACGGCGCTGACCGAGTTCGCCTTCCGCCTGCAGCGCGGCAAGATCGCGATCAACCTCGACGAGGGCGATGCGCTCATCGGCGTGGCGATGACCGATGGCGAACGCGACGTCATGCTCTTCGCCTCGAACGGTAAAGCCGTGCGCTTCGCCGAGAACGAAGTGCGCGCCATGGGCCGCACCGCCACCGGCGTGCGCGGCATGCGCCTGGCCGAGGGCGACCAGGTGCGCAGCCTGATCGTGGTGGAAGGCGACGGCGACATCCTCACCGCCAGCGAACGCGGCTTCGGCAAGCGCACGCCGGTGGAGGACTACCCGCGCAAGGGCCGCGGCACGCAGGGCGTGATCGCGATCCAGACCAGCGCGCGCAACGGCAAGCTCGTGGGTGCCATCCAGCTCAGCGACCACCACGAGGTGCTGCTGATCTCCGACGGCGGCACGCTGGTGCGCACCCGCGCGGCGGAGATCTCGCAGGTCGGCCGCAACACCCAGGGCGTCACGCTGATGCGCCTGGCCGACGACGAAACGCTGCAGGCGGTCGAACGCGTCGACGCGTCGCTGGACGACGAGGCCGGTTCGGCGGAAGCTGAAGGCGCGGCAACGATCGTCGGCGGGGTGCCTGGCGAGGTGTCCGGCGACACCACGGAGACTCGTTCTCTGGAGTGA
- the mtnA gene encoding S-methyl-5-thioribose-1-phosphate isomerase, with product MDVDYARYDRIRPIRWTGTALELLDQRKLPFETDYLVCATSDEVARAIHALAVRGAPAIGIAAAWGVVLAERAIEATDAQDAATKLEPALQRLNAARPTAVNLAWALARMRAALARAGHDWRQTLEREAETIDREDLAANRHMGALGASLIEPGSGVLTHCNTGSLATAGFGTALGVIRAGVAQGRIEKVFAGETRPWLQGARLTVWELQQDGIDATLIADSAASHLMKSGQVQWVVVGADRICANGDTANKIGTYQLAIAARHHGVGFMVVAPSSTVDMATQSGDLIEIEERDPAELHSVGGSRTVAEGIGAWNPVFDVTPHTLIDAIVTERGVIRRPDEASMRLAFG from the coding sequence ATGGACGTCGATTACGCACGCTACGACCGCATCCGCCCGATCCGCTGGACCGGCACGGCCCTGGAACTGCTCGACCAGCGCAAGCTGCCGTTCGAGACCGACTACCTGGTGTGCGCCACGAGCGACGAAGTCGCGCGTGCGATCCACGCGTTGGCCGTGCGCGGCGCGCCCGCCATCGGCATCGCCGCCGCCTGGGGCGTGGTGCTCGCCGAACGCGCGATCGAAGCCACCGATGCACAGGATGCCGCGACGAAGCTCGAACCGGCCCTGCAACGCCTCAACGCCGCGCGTCCGACCGCAGTGAACCTCGCCTGGGCGCTCGCGCGCATGCGCGCCGCGCTCGCCCGCGCCGGCCATGACTGGCGGCAAACACTCGAACGCGAAGCCGAAACCATCGACCGCGAAGACCTCGCCGCCAACCGCCACATGGGCGCGCTCGGCGCATCGCTGATCGAACCCGGCAGCGGCGTGCTCACCCACTGCAACACCGGCTCGCTCGCCACTGCGGGCTTCGGCACCGCGCTGGGCGTGATCCGCGCCGGCGTCGCGCAGGGTCGGATCGAAAAAGTCTTCGCAGGCGAAACCCGCCCATGGCTGCAGGGCGCGCGCCTGACGGTGTGGGAACTGCAGCAGGACGGCATCGACGCCACCCTGATCGCCGACTCCGCCGCCTCGCACCTGATGAAATCCGGCCAAGTGCAATGGGTGGTCGTGGGCGCCGACCGCATCTGTGCCAACGGCGACACGGCGAACAAGATCGGCACCTATCAACTCGCCATCGCGGCACGGCACCACGGTGTCGGCTTCATGGTCGTCGCGCCGTCCTCGACGGTCGACATGGCCACGCAGAGCGGCGATCTGATCGAGATCGAGGAGCGCGATCCGGCGGAGCTGCATTCGGTCGGCGGGAGCCGCACGGTGGCCGAGGGCATCGGTGCCTGGAACCCGGTCTTCGACGTGACGCCCCACACCTTGATCGATGCCATCGTGACCGAGCGGGGCGTCATCCGCCGACCCGATGAAGCGTCGATGCGCCTGGCCTTCGGCTAA
- a CDS encoding alpha-2-macroglobulin, which yields MAVLVVVFLGAGCKADRDGQLPEVSGEKIAAQRAKPVGFGLVSAYADQLGDEHALALEFSRPLVGTQDFDKLIAVTDKDGAAVQGSWVLSDRGDEEGKVLRFPHVESDRDYTVTIAAELTAADGHKLPGELRKTIHTGQLDPVVGFASQGSVLPARESRGLPVVSVNVAEVDVEFLRVKDDLLPRFFAEFQRGGRRGAWDLERDYSWDDDSGAEHKRTPLSHLAEPVYVNRFVLGGKPNERALTYLPLQDIKELQKPGLYFAVMKRAGTFKDDFDTAFFTVSDLGLHTRAYKDKLFVHAASLQTGKAIPMVDLRVLNADGEPVLKGSTDANGNALLDYTLDATQVLIAQHGNDVSMLPFNQPALDLSEFAVAGREQAWFDVFAWSGRDLYRPGETVNVSALLRDQDGKPLAKKQPVFVRYVQPDGKALLETRLQPDAQGYVRHAQTIPADAATGKWRVEFRTDPASKEAVQGMALRVEEFLPERMKLDLDAQAQLQPGQPVQLQATGAYLYGAPAAGNRFTAKLAVAVETHPIDALKGWSFGDPTLELPKEAKDVVDATLDANGHLTQSIPLPAEAKPVSPIAAIVTGSVFETGGRSVNRTLKRVMWPADALVGVRPLFDEKDGADANANAGFEIGRFDASGKARPVKGLRVSLVRETRDYRWVWGDDGKGWDYDFTRRYKTEETKTIDFDANNVRIDFPVKWGEYRVEVFDPTTKLTTRYPFTAGWSWSDENRGLDARPDKVKLALDKTAYRAGDTLKVTVTPPHEGPGLLLVESDHLLYVHEIEAKAGSTFEIPVTQEWERHDVYVTALVFRGGSATSKVTPARAVGVAFVAMDRRDRTVAVGVSAPKSMRPEQKLPVTVSAPALAGQDAWITVSAVDVGILNITQFPVPDASKHFFAQRRLGVDAYDIYGRVIESFEGGTAKIRFGGDMAPLALPQARRPTSRVQTVDLFTGPVKLDAKGIGRVRLDVPDFNGTLRIAAMVWSGGRYGNRATETLVRAPVLAEASMPRILAPGDKSSVTLDVQNFTGKSGSFNVRVEGIGPLAIADGARTAKLAPEAKSTFTFPVQAREGFGTAQVHVRVEGNGFKVDRKYDLPVRAGWPQAMRTRSEVRQGSGPIAMDAAMAEGLIPESVRTRIVVGAVPPIPFATALEGALRYPYGCVEQTTSKAYAALILDDATATTLGVPPLGDKQRRERMEGAFARLAALQIPSGHFSMWGETDYVDPSLTPYVVEFLLDARDAGFAVPDAMLQKALKALNEDLLAGGAQFYDRDHRAHLKFAYQAHAGYVLARVNRAPLGTLRALFQNDRRNALTGLPLVHLGLALTLQGDKRRGEQAIAEGFARGDADRPEYLGDYGTRLRDDALMIALVHERGLAKPEHDARVIALGRELDARRKERWFWLSTQEQVALARMGKALMLGKGAKTIAGRWVGAGEGTDVANVPLTGRFFDGTGALRFEPTSEPPYYVSYEVAGIPRTAPPPDAKVFEVKRTYYTPDGKPWSGGKLAEGDSLIVQLAIKVDEKAPDALVTDLLPAGLEIENFNLGDAKQWAGVVIDGIEIANRDQASEVRHEEFRDDRYVAALKLDNGDTARVFYLVRAVTPGTYTVPPPLVEDMYRPELRGVGRASPETITVVQPGQ from the coding sequence ATGGCCGTCCTGGTGGTGGTGTTCCTCGGTGCCGGCTGCAAGGCCGACCGGGACGGGCAACTGCCCGAAGTCAGCGGCGAGAAGATCGCCGCGCAGCGCGCGAAGCCGGTCGGCTTCGGCCTGGTGTCCGCCTACGCGGACCAACTCGGCGACGAACACGCGCTCGCCCTCGAATTCAGCCGGCCGCTGGTCGGGACCCAGGACTTCGACAAGCTCATCGCGGTGACCGACAAGGACGGCGCCGCGGTGCAGGGCAGCTGGGTGCTGTCCGACCGCGGCGACGAAGAAGGGAAGGTGCTGCGCTTCCCGCACGTCGAATCCGATCGCGACTACACGGTGACGATCGCGGCCGAGCTCACGGCCGCCGATGGACACAAGCTGCCCGGAGAACTCCGCAAGACGATCCACACCGGCCAGCTCGATCCGGTCGTCGGCTTTGCCTCGCAGGGCAGCGTGCTGCCGGCGCGCGAGAGCCGCGGCCTGCCGGTGGTCTCGGTCAACGTGGCGGAAGTCGACGTCGAGTTCCTGCGCGTCAAGGACGACCTGCTGCCGCGCTTCTTCGCCGAGTTCCAGCGCGGCGGCCGCCGCGGTGCGTGGGACCTGGAGCGCGATTACAGCTGGGACGACGACTCCGGCGCCGAGCACAAGCGCACGCCGCTCTCGCACCTGGCCGAACCGGTGTACGTGAACCGCTTCGTCCTCGGCGGCAAGCCCAACGAACGCGCACTCACCTACCTGCCGCTGCAGGACATCAAGGAATTGCAGAAGCCCGGCCTGTACTTCGCGGTCATGAAGCGCGCGGGCACCTTCAAGGACGACTTCGACACCGCGTTCTTCACCGTCAGCGACCTCGGCCTGCACACGCGTGCGTACAAGGACAAGCTGTTCGTCCACGCCGCCTCGCTGCAGACCGGCAAGGCGATCCCGATGGTCGACCTGCGCGTGCTCAACGCCGACGGCGAGCCCGTGCTGAAGGGCAGCACCGATGCCAACGGCAATGCATTGCTGGACTACACGCTGGATGCCACGCAGGTCCTGATTGCGCAGCACGGCAACGATGTGTCGATGCTGCCGTTCAACCAACCGGCGCTGGACCTCTCGGAGTTCGCCGTCGCCGGGCGCGAGCAGGCGTGGTTCGACGTGTTCGCCTGGTCGGGGCGCGATCTGTATCGGCCCGGCGAAACCGTCAACGTGTCCGCGCTGCTGCGCGACCAGGACGGCAAACCGCTGGCGAAGAAGCAGCCGGTGTTCGTGCGCTACGTGCAACCCGATGGCAAGGCGCTGCTGGAAACGCGCCTGCAGCCCGACGCGCAGGGCTACGTGCGCCACGCGCAAACGATTCCCGCCGATGCGGCCACCGGCAAGTGGCGCGTCGAATTCCGCACCGATCCCGCGAGCAAGGAAGCGGTGCAGGGCATGGCGCTGCGCGTGGAGGAATTCCTGCCGGAGCGGATGAAGCTCGACCTGGATGCGCAGGCGCAGTTGCAGCCCGGGCAGCCGGTGCAGTTGCAGGCGACTGGCGCGTATCTGTACGGCGCGCCCGCGGCGGGTAATCGATTCACCGCCAAGCTCGCCGTCGCCGTCGAAACGCATCCGATCGATGCGCTGAAGGGCTGGTCCTTCGGCGACCCGACACTTGAGCTGCCAAAGGAAGCGAAGGACGTCGTCGACGCCACGCTCGACGCGAACGGGCATCTCACGCAATCGATCCCGCTGCCGGCCGAAGCAAAGCCCGTCAGTCCGATCGCCGCGATCGTCACCGGCAGCGTGTTCGAAACCGGCGGCCGCAGCGTCAACCGCACGCTCAAGCGCGTGATGTGGCCGGCCGATGCGTTGGTCGGCGTGCGTCCGTTGTTCGACGAAAAGGATGGCGCGGACGCGAACGCCAATGCCGGCTTCGAGATCGGGCGCTTCGATGCGTCGGGCAAGGCGCGCCCCGTGAAAGGCCTGCGCGTCAGCCTCGTGCGTGAGACGCGCGACTACCGCTGGGTCTGGGGCGACGACGGCAAGGGTTGGGATTACGACTTCACGCGTCGGTACAAGACCGAGGAGACGAAGACGATCGACTTCGATGCGAACAACGTCCGCATCGACTTCCCGGTGAAGTGGGGCGAGTACCGCGTCGAAGTGTTCGACCCGACGACGAAGCTCACCACGCGTTACCCGTTCACCGCCGGCTGGAGCTGGAGCGACGAGAACCGTGGCCTCGACGCGCGGCCCGACAAGGTCAAGCTCGCGCTCGACAAGACCGCCTACCGCGCGGGCGACACGCTGAAGGTCACCGTCACGCCGCCGCACGAAGGCCCGGGCCTGTTGCTCGTCGAGTCCGACCATCTGCTGTACGTGCACGAGATCGAAGCGAAGGCGGGCAGCACGTTCGAGATTCCCGTGACGCAGGAATGGGAGCGCCACGATGTGTACGTGACGGCGTTGGTGTTCCGCGGCGGCAGTGCGACGAGCAAGGTCACGCCGGCACGTGCCGTGGGCGTGGCGTTCGTGGCGATGGATCGTCGCGATCGCACGGTGGCCGTCGGCGTCTCCGCGCCGAAGTCAATGCGGCCCGAACAGAAGCTGCCGGTCACCGTGAGCGCACCCGCGCTTGCAGGCCAGGACGCCTGGATCACGGTGTCGGCGGTCGACGTCGGCATCCTCAACATCACCCAATTCCCGGTGCCGGATGCGTCCAAACATTTCTTCGCGCAGCGGCGCCTGGGCGTGGATGCGTACGACATCTATGGCCGCGTGATCGAAAGCTTCGAAGGCGGCACCGCGAAGATCCGCTTCGGCGGCGACATGGCCCCGCTTGCGCTGCCGCAGGCGCGGCGCCCGACCTCGCGCGTGCAGACCGTCGATCTGTTCACCGGCCCGGTGAAACTCGACGCGAAGGGCATCGGCCGCGTGCGCCTGGACGTGCCCGACTTCAACGGCACGCTGCGCATCGCCGCGATGGTGTGGTCTGGCGGGCGCTACGGCAATCGCGCAACGGAAACCCTGGTGCGCGCGCCCGTGCTGGCCGAAGCGAGCATGCCGCGCATCCTGGCGCCGGGCGACAAGAGCAGCGTGACGCTCGACGTGCAGAACTTCACGGGCAAGTCGGGCAGCTTCAACGTGCGCGTGGAAGGCATCGGTCCGCTGGCGATCGCCGATGGCGCGCGCACGGCGAAGCTCGCGCCCGAAGCCAAGAGCACGTTCACCTTCCCCGTGCAGGCGCGTGAAGGCTTCGGCACGGCGCAGGTGCACGTGCGCGTGGAAGGCAACGGCTTCAAGGTCGATCGCAAGTACGACCTGCCGGTGCGCGCGGGTTGGCCGCAGGCGATGCGCACGCGCAGCGAGGTGCGGCAGGGCAGCGGTCCCATCGCGATGGACGCGGCGATGGCCGAAGGTTTGATCCCCGAGTCGGTACGCACGCGCATCGTGGTCGGTGCGGTGCCGCCGATCCCGTTCGCCACCGCGCTCGAAGGCGCGCTGCGTTATCCCTACGGGTGCGTCGAGCAGACCACGAGCAAAGCTTACGCCGCGCTCATCCTCGACGACGCCACCGCGACCACGCTCGGCGTCCCGCCGCTCGGCGACAAGCAGCGGCGCGAGCGCATGGAAGGCGCCTTCGCGCGCCTGGCCGCGCTGCAGATCCCGTCGGGGCATTTCTCGATGTGGGGCGAAACCGACTACGTCGATCCGTCGCTGACGCCGTACGTCGTCGAGTTCCTGCTGGATGCGCGCGATGCGGGCTTCGCCGTGCCCGATGCGATGTTGCAGAAGGCGCTGAAGGCGCTCAACGAGGATCTGCTGGCGGGCGGCGCGCAGTTCTACGACCGCGATCATCGCGCGCACCTCAAGTTCGCCTACCAGGCGCATGCGGGTTACGTGCTCGCGCGCGTCAATCGCGCGCCACTCGGCACGCTGCGCGCCCTGTTCCAGAACGACCGTCGCAACGCGCTCACGGGCCTGCCGCTCGTACACCTGGGCCTCGCGCTCACGCTGCAGGGCGACAAGCGCCGCGGCGAGCAGGCGATCGCCGAAGGCTTCGCGCGCGGCGACGCGGATCGTCCGGAATACCTCGGCGACTACGGCACGCGGCTGCGCGACGATGCCTTGATGATCGCGCTGGTGCACGAACGCGGACTGGCGAAGCCGGAGCACGACGCGCGCGTCATCGCCCTCGGCCGCGAGCTCGATGCGCGCCGCAAGGAACGCTGGTTCTGGTTGAGCACGCAAGAGCAAGTGGCGCTCGCGCGCATGGGCAAGGCGCTGATGCTCGGCAAGGGGGCGAAGACGATCGCGGGCCGCTGGGTGGGCGCGGGCGAAGGCACCGATGTCGCCAACGTGCCGCTCACCGGGCGCTTCTTCGATGGCACGGGTGCGTTGCGCTTCGAGCCGACGTCCGAGCCGCCGTACTACGTCAGCTACGAGGTCGCCGGCATTCCGCGCACTGCGCCGCCGCCGGACGCGAAGGTGTTCGAAGTGAAGCGCACGTACTACACGCCGGATGGCAAGCCCTGGAGCGGCGGCAAGCTGGCGGAGGGCGACAGCCTGATCGTGCAGCTGGCGATCAAGGTCGACGAGAAAGCCCCCGACGCGCTCGTCACCGACCTGCTGCCCGCGGGCCTGGAGATCGAGAACTTCAACCTCGGCGATGCGAAGCAGTGGGCGGGGGTGGTGATCGACGGCATCGAGATCGCCAACCGCGACCAGGCTTCCGAAGTGCGCCACGAGGAGTTCCGCGACGATCGCTATGTCGCCGCGCTGAAGCTCGACAACGGCGACACGGCCCGCGTGTTCTACCTGGTGCGTGCGGTGACGCCCGGCACGTACACGGTGCCGCCGCCGCTGGTGGAAGACATGTATCGGCCGGAGTTGCGTGGCGTGGGCCGCGCGTCGCCGGAGACGATCACGGTGGTGCAGCCGGGCCAGTGA